One Chromobacterium paludis genomic window carries:
- a CDS encoding phosphoribosylaminoimidazolesuccinocarboxamide synthase, with translation MTGLNTTHLTSLKKIYSGKVRDLYEIDEQRMLMIATDRLSAFDVILDDPIPAKGQILTAISNFWFEKLKDVVPNHLTGDQPEDVVAAEDLPQVQGRAVVAKRLKAVPIEAVVRGYLAGSGWKEYQQSNSICGVALPAGLKEADQLPEPIFTPSTKAAVGDHDENISFAQCEAIVGAELAAQVRDTAILLYKTAAAYAATRGIIICDTKFEFGLDENGVLTLMDEALTPDSSRFWPADSYQPGSNPPSFDKQFVRDWLEASGWNKQAPAPAVPLDVREKTAAKYREALERLAG, from the coding sequence ATGACCGGACTGAACACCACCCACCTGACCAGCCTGAAGAAGATCTACTCCGGCAAGGTGCGCGATCTGTACGAGATCGACGAGCAGCGCATGCTGATGATCGCCACCGACCGGCTGTCCGCCTTCGATGTGATCCTGGACGACCCGATCCCGGCCAAGGGCCAGATTCTGACCGCCATCTCCAATTTCTGGTTTGAAAAACTGAAGGACGTGGTGCCCAACCACCTGACCGGCGACCAGCCGGAAGACGTGGTGGCGGCGGAAGACCTGCCGCAGGTGCAAGGCCGCGCCGTGGTGGCCAAGCGCTTGAAGGCGGTGCCGATCGAGGCCGTGGTGCGCGGCTACCTGGCCGGCTCCGGCTGGAAGGAATACCAGCAGTCCAACTCCATCTGCGGCGTCGCCCTGCCCGCAGGCCTGAAGGAAGCGGACCAGCTGCCCGAGCCCATCTTCACCCCCTCCACCAAGGCGGCGGTGGGCGATCACGACGAGAACATCAGCTTCGCCCAGTGCGAAGCCATCGTCGGCGCGGAGCTGGCGGCCCAGGTGCGCGACACCGCCATCCTGCTGTACAAGACCGCGGCCGCCTACGCCGCCACGCGCGGCATCATCATCTGCGACACCAAGTTCGAGTTCGGCCTGGACGAAAACGGCGTGCTGACGCTGATGGATGAGGCGCTGACGCCGGACTCCAGCCGCTTCTGGCCCGCCGACAGCTACCAGCCGGGCAGCAATCCACCGTCGTTCGACAAGCAGTTCGTGCGCGACTGGCTGGAAGCCTCCGGCTGGAACAAGCAGGCCCCGGCCCCGGCCGTGCCGCTGGACGTGCGCGAGAAAACCGCCGCCAAGTACCGCGAGGCGCTGGAGCGCCTGGCCGGCTAA
- a CDS encoding DNA alkylation repair protein gives MNTSLSSLRAALNSVANPSRAPAMRAYMREQFDFLGVPAPARRKAAGPWIKSHDAAGPDGWLELAEALWRQPEREFQYVAVDLLARHAAMLPASALPRLLALVSDKSWWDTVDGLAAWIIGEQVRARRELQSDMDRLSGDGDFWLRRIAILHQLYWKRDTDVERLFRYCAANAADTEFFIRKAIGWALREYAYTDADAVRGFVASAALSPLSRREALKRIQQNPLPAKEA, from the coding sequence ATGAACACGTCACTTTCGTCTTTGCGCGCGGCGCTGAACTCAGTCGCCAACCCATCTCGCGCGCCGGCGATGCGCGCCTATATGCGCGAGCAGTTCGATTTCCTCGGCGTCCCCGCGCCGGCCAGGCGCAAGGCCGCCGGGCCGTGGATCAAATCGCATGACGCGGCCGGCCCCGACGGCTGGCTGGAACTAGCCGAAGCGCTGTGGCGGCAGCCGGAGCGCGAATTCCAATACGTGGCGGTGGACCTGCTGGCCCGGCACGCCGCCATGCTGCCGGCCTCCGCCTTGCCGCGGCTGCTGGCGCTGGTTAGCGACAAATCCTGGTGGGACACCGTTGACGGCTTGGCCGCCTGGATCATAGGCGAACAGGTCCGCGCGCGGCGCGAGCTGCAGAGCGACATGGACAGGCTGTCCGGCGACGGCGATTTCTGGCTGCGCCGCATCGCCATCCTGCACCAGCTGTACTGGAAGCGCGACACCGACGTCGAGCGGCTGTTCCGCTATTGCGCGGCCAATGCCGCCGACACCGAATTCTTCATCCGCAAGGCCATAGGCTGGGCCTTGCGCGAATACGCCTACACCGACGCCGATGCCGTGCGCGGCTTCGTCGCGTCCGCCGCGCTGTCGCCGCTGTCGCGGCGCGAAGCGCTGAAACGAATCCAACAGAACCCCCTGCCCGCGAAGGAAGCATGA